The Gemmatimonadota bacterium region TTGTATGCGCGGTACGGTCCAGTTTGATCCGCCAAATAGTCCGATTCTACCCGCTGCTTTGTGTTCGTTTAGTATCTCTACTATGGGACCAACTTCGATATTGGGATCGTCGCGGTGCAATACGTAGATGTCGATAAAATTCGTTCGGCAACGTTCCAATGACGTGGTCAGGTCTGCCGTAATATCAGGCGGGGTGACTTTATTTTTTTTTCCAGTGTGGTGCGCCCCCTTTGTCAAGATGACGGCTTCATCGAACAGGCCGCGCTCGTCGAGCCATTGGCCCAGAACACGCTCACACTGCCCGCCGCCGTAAATATATGCTCCGTCAAAGCCGTTGACGCCGAGTGCCCATACGCCGTCTAACAGGTCAAATGATCCTTGCAGATCGTCTTCGCGTAGCATCATTGTACCTTGCAAAATGCGCGAAATTTTTTTGTTCATTCCTTCAATTGTGCCGTATTCCATTGGCATAATACTATGTCCTTTCCATCGGATATTTCAATCCCCATTGTTCGCGAATCGCGTCCAGGGTCTGCATATTGGCAAGCGTATCGTCGTGTGACATGAGATCACTTTCCAGCTTGCCTTCTCTTACGCAGCGGGCTACTTCGGCAGCTTCACACTCGTATCCATTGCCAGCGCATTCCAGAGTCACCTCTTCTTCTTTGTCGCCTGTAGATAGGATTGCAGTGCGTCCGTCCCAAAACTTCGGTACTGTGATCATGCCATCCGTGCCGAGAATTTTTGCCTCGTGCGGGGTCTTGATTCGCACGCCACACGAGATTAATGCGAGTTGTCCTTTGTCGTAGCCAAATACTATAGCCGCCTGTTCATCTACTCCTGTTTCGCCAATATGCGCCTGGCTCGAAATGGTGGCGGGTTGTGTGTCGAAGATCATGAACGCATAAGAGATGGGGTATATGCCGATATCGAGCAGGCCACCGCCGCCGAGTGCGAGATCGAATAAGCGTCCTTTGGGATTGATACGGGCGCGAAATCCAAAATCGGCGTATAACATCCGCACTTCGCCAATCGCGCCGTCTGTGACCCACGCCTTTACCTGTTGGGTGATGGGCAAAAATCGGGTCCACATAGCTTCCATCAAAAACACGCCTTCGCTGCGGGCGACTTCGATAACTTCTATGGCTTCGTGTTGGTTGATAGTAAATGGTTTTTCGCACAATACGGGCTTGCCCGCTTGCAGGCATAAGATACTGTTCTCTTTGTGGAAGGGGTGGGGTGTTGCCACATAAACCGCATCGACTTCTGGATCTTCGGCGAGTGCTTCATAAGAGGCGTGGCGATTGGGTACATCATACGCATCGGCAAAGGCGTCGGCGCGTTTCTGACTGCGCGATCCCACAGCTACGATTTGTGCATCGTCGAGTGCGCGCAATCCCGTGGCGAACTTGTGTGCAATACTGCCGGGACCGATAATGCCCCAGCGAAAAATATTACTCATTGTTTATCCTCTTTTGATTATGAGGCGGAATATAGAACGTATAAAATCATGCGCACGGCGAGGAGGGTTATCAACCATCTCAAAAGCACGCGAAAATGGCGCTCGGGCATGCGCCCGCGAATCAGGGTTCCCAGGTAAGATCCAAGCGATGCCGAGGCGATCATGCCAATGACCAATTTCCAATAGGGTGCAAAGACAAATCCCAAAAACCCAAATGTCAAAATTTTCATCGCATGGCTCGATGCCATCTGAACCGAATGCGTGATTACCGTGCGATCTCGGGGCAGGTTTTCTCGCAAGAGAAAAGGCATATTGAGCGGACCACTTACACCGAAAAAAAGGGATAATGCCGTTTGAAAAGCACCCAGAAGTGTGAATTTTGCGGGTAAATCAGGCGCGCGGGAAAATTTGGGCATCCACGTAATGAGTAAAATAAAAATACCCAAAAAGAGGGGCATGGTTTCCCATTCAATGTCGGCAATAAAACGAGAACCCAACACGGCGCCAATCACTGTTCCGATTGCGTATTGCCCAACAAGACGCCATTCGGTATGCTTGAGGCCAATGAACGCGCGGCTCAAATTGCTGGCAATTTGCACCAGTCCGTGAACCGGGATAATCGCCGCAGTGGGGAGGAAACCCGGCATAATCGCAATGAGTACAACGCCGCCGCCAACGCCCCCCACAGCCGCGATCATCGATGTTATACACGCCGCCCCAATCAAAAACCAATCCGCTATCTCCATGCACTTATCACCAGGTCATATAATGCGTCACAGGCTCGCCCTGTTTGGCGGTAAAACGATCGTATTTAGGATGGATGAAATCTTCGGTTGTATCCATGTGGGCGTAAAAAGCCCGCGTCATCTCTTCTTTTTTTTCTGCCTGTGTATCGTATAAGTTGTCCAATTCAAAGGGATCGTCGATTAGATTGTACAACTCGCCGTAATTTTTTGCCGGATAGTGAATATATTTCCATTCCCGCGTGCGGATGCAGCGTTTATCGACTGCTTCGGCAAAAATTTTGTCTCGTATTTCCGATTGTTCGCCATTCATCAGCG contains the following coding sequences:
- a CDS encoding aldo/keto reductase; translation: MPMEYGTIEGMNKKISRILQGTMMLREDDLQGSFDLLDGVWALGVNGFDGAYIYGGGQCERVLGQWLDERGLFDEAVILTKGAHHTGKKNKVTPPDITADLTTSLERCRTNFIDIYVLHRDDPNIEVGPIVEILNEHKAAGRIGLFGGSNWTVPRIQ
- a CDS encoding Gfo/Idh/MocA family oxidoreductase, with amino-acid sequence MSNIFRWGIIGPGSIAHKFATGLRALDDAQIVAVGSRSQKRADAFADAYDVPNRHASYEALAEDPEVDAVYVATPHPFHKENSILCLQAGKPVLCEKPFTINQHEAIEVIEVARSEGVFLMEAMWTRFLPITQQVKAWVTDGAIGEVRMLYADFGFRARINPKGRLFDLALGGGGLLDIGIYPISYAFMIFDTQPATISSQAHIGETGVDEQAAIVFGYDKGQLALISCGVRIKTPHEAKILGTDGMITVPKFWDGRTAILSTGDKEEEVTLECAGNGYECEAAEVARCVREGKLESDLMSHDDTLANMQTLDAIREQWGLKYPMERT
- a CDS encoding sulfite exporter TauE/SafE family protein produces the protein MEIADWFLIGAACITSMIAAVGGVGGGVVLIAIMPGFLPTAAIIPVHGLVQIASNLSRAFIGLKHTEWRLVGQYAIGTVIGAVLGSRFIADIEWETMPLFLGIFILLITWMPKFSRAPDLPAKFTLLGAFQTALSLFFGVSGPLNMPFLLRENLPRDRTVITHSVQMASSHAMKILTFGFLGFVFAPYWKLVIGMIASASLGSYLGTLIRGRMPERHFRVLLRWLITLLAVRMILYVLYSAS